From the Oryza glaberrima chromosome 5, OglaRS2, whole genome shotgun sequence genome, one window contains:
- the LOC127773073 gene encoding tetrahydrocannabinolic acid synthase-like isoform X1, with translation MTMEPSCSLLPLLHHFSLLASLCSVRWRDDSRGFLWYAAPRPPRRGPLAIVVYAHDETAMSLEQEDWEINGIDRLGLDAQVAEVQIASPRTPHPVLVFTPVTVDKLRAYVVCCRDHGPTVRARSGGHDYEGLSYRSLRPSSDSEWSSTFRRR, from the exons ATGACCATGGAGCCAAGCTGCtcgctcctccctctcctccaccacttCTCGCTGCTCGCCTCGCTGTGTTCCGTGCGGTGGCGAGACGACAGCCGTGGCTTCCTCTGGTACGCCGCCCCGCGCCCCCCTCGGCGTGGCCCGCTTGCTATCGTAGTCTACGCTCATGATGAGACGGCCATGTCGCTGGAGCAGGAG GATTGGGAGATCAATGGCATAGACAGATTGGGTTTGGATGCTCAGGTTGCTGAGG TGCAAATCGCCTCGCCGCGGACGCCCCACCCCGTGCTAGTGTTCACGCCGGTCACCGTCGACAAGTTGCGCGCCTACGTCGTCTGCTGCCGCGACCACGGCCCCACCGTCCGCGCGCGCAGCGGCGGGCACGACTACGAGGGCCTCTCGTACCGCTCACTCCGGCCGTCCAGTGACAGCGAGTGGAGCAGCACGTTTCGCCGTCGTTGA
- the LOC127773073 gene encoding berberine bridge enzyme-like 17 isoform X2, translating into MTMEPSCSLLPLLHHFSLLASLCSVRWRDDSRGFLWYAAPRPPRRGPLAIVVYAHDETAMSLEQEDWEINGIDRLGLDAQVAEVFTPVTVDKLRAYVVCCRDHGPTVRARSGGHDYEGLSYRSLRPSSDSEWSSTFRRR; encoded by the exons ATGACCATGGAGCCAAGCTGCtcgctcctccctctcctccaccacttCTCGCTGCTCGCCTCGCTGTGTTCCGTGCGGTGGCGAGACGACAGCCGTGGCTTCCTCTGGTACGCCGCCCCGCGCCCCCCTCGGCGTGGCCCGCTTGCTATCGTAGTCTACGCTCATGATGAGACGGCCATGTCGCTGGAGCAGGAG GATTGGGAGATCAATGGCATAGACAGATTGGGTTTGGATGCTCAGGTTGCTGAGG TGTTCACGCCGGTCACCGTCGACAAGTTGCGCGCCTACGTCGTCTGCTGCCGCGACCACGGCCCCACCGTCCGCGCGCGCAGCGGCGGGCACGACTACGAGGGCCTCTCGTACCGCTCACTCCGGCCGTCCAGTGACAGCGAGTGGAGCAGCACGTTTCGCCGTCGTTGA
- the LOC127774711 gene encoding phosphatidylinositol:ceramide inositolphosphotransferase-like yields the protein MSALYLARGASKVVRRITSETSVELKILTEKWQLLLAGLVFQYIHGLAARGVHYLHRPGPTLQDLGFMILPELGKERGYISETLFTFIFLSFVLWTFHPFILQTKRFYTVLIWRRVLAFLCASQFLRIVTFYSTQLPGPNYHCREGSALARLPHPQNVAEVLLINFPRGVIYGCGDLIFSSHMIFTIVFVVTYQKYGNIRFIKMLAWCIAIAQSLLIIASRKHYSVDVVVAWYTVNLVVFFVDKKLTELPDRSAGSTSVLPVSIKEKDSKLKEDKTRMLNGNSVDSADWRPWTQMNGKHIENGNHLDTETTKT from the exons ATGTCGGCCTTGTACCTTGCTCGCGGTGCTTCCAAG GTGGTCAGGAGAATCACCTCGGAGACGTCGGTCGAGCTCAAGATTCTCACTGAGAAATGGCAACTCCTACTCGCGGGCCTCGTCTTCCAG TACATTCATGGTTTGGCTGCTCGTGGGGTCCATTATCTGCACCGGCCAGGGCCTACCCTCCAAGATCTTGGATTCATGATTCTTCCC GAGCTTGGGAAAGAAAGGGGCTACATCAGTGAGACGCTGTTTACTTTCATCTTCCTCTCCTTTGTTCTG TGGACATTTCATCCTTTCATCCTTCAAACCAAGCGCTTCTACACTGTTCTTATTTGGCGTAGAGTTCTTGCCTTCTTATGT GCTTCTCAATTCTTACGGATAGTCACATTCTATTCCACACAACTTCCAGGGCCCAACTATCATTGCCGTGAG GGCTCAGCTCTTGCCAGATTACCACATCCTCAAAATGTAGCAGAGGTGCTTCTCATTAATT TCCCAAGAGGAGTAATTTACGGGTGCGGTGACTTGATATTTTCATCCCACATGATTTTCACTATAGTCTTCGTTGTAACATACCAGAAATATGGAAATATAAG GTTTATAAAGATGCTTGCATGGTGCATAGCTATTGCTCAGAGTCTTCTTATCATAGCCTCTCGCAAGCATTACAGTGTTGATGTTGTTGTTGCATG GTATACGGTAAACTTGGTTGTTTTCTTTGTGGACAAGAAGCTTACAG AACTTCCTGACCGATCAGCTGGATCAACATCTGTACTACCTGTGAGCATAAAGGAGAAAGACAGCAAGTTGAAAGAGGATAAGACTAGAATGTTGAATGGTAACTCTGTTGATTCTGCTGATTGG AGACCATGGACACAAATGAATGGGAAGCACATTGAGAATGGGAACCATCTTGATACcgaaacaacaaaaacatga